From Acidobacteriota bacterium, a single genomic window includes:
- a CDS encoding FAD-binding oxidoreductase, with product MTQTRSSVVVCGAGMAGVAAAYHLVVNHGIRDVLLLDERPPLTLTSDKGTGAYRNWWPGPGHQMVQFINRSIDLLEELAHLSDNVFELNRRGYVFLTGDPEQAQTLRETADVISALGAGPVRDHSDLSTYVPSPAEGFEHLPTGADFLTSPDAIQHLFPYITSEAQAMLHVRRAGWMIPARLGQWMLEQIAAHGGRFRQGKVSRILTSENRVQGVEVDGKDTVATDRVVIAAGPLLNRVAAFAGLELPVVCELHGKIALKDPLGVLPDDAPLLIWNDPVTLPWTDAERDEICARGETHLLERFPAGVHVRPRGKSPHHELLIIWTYDTHTQEATFPPVFPNEYPEVLIRGLSRLIPGLTAYFGQGKTAYTDGGYY from the coding sequence ATGACACAAACACGCAGTTCAGTGGTCGTGTGTGGTGCCGGTATGGCCGGAGTTGCCGCTGCCTACCATCTGGTCGTAAACCACGGCATTCGCGATGTCCTCCTCCTGGATGAGCGCCCTCCACTGACACTCACAAGCGATAAAGGCACGGGTGCGTATCGGAACTGGTGGCCCGGCCCCGGCCACCAGATGGTGCAGTTCATCAATCGCAGCATTGACTTGCTCGAAGAACTCGCCCACCTCAGCGACAACGTGTTTGAACTCAACCGCCGTGGATATGTCTTCCTGACCGGAGACCCTGAGCAAGCCCAAACCTTGCGTGAGACGGCTGATGTCATTTCCGCACTCGGCGCGGGTCCGGTGCGCGACCATTCCGACCTTTCCACCTATGTTCCGTCTCCAGCCGAAGGGTTTGAACACCTTCCAACCGGAGCGGATTTTCTGACAAGTCCTGATGCCATCCAGCATCTTTTTCCCTATATCACCAGCGAGGCACAGGCCATGCTCCACGTTCGACGGGCTGGCTGGATGATTCCAGCGCGGCTGGGCCAGTGGATGCTTGAACAGATTGCGGCGCACGGTGGGCGATTCAGACAGGGGAAGGTCAGTCGGATTCTCACGTCGGAAAACCGCGTTCAAGGCGTCGAAGTGGATGGAAAAGATACGGTTGCCACTGATCGGGTGGTGATTGCCGCAGGTCCGTTGTTGAATCGGGTAGCCGCGTTTGCCGGCCTGGAACTTCCCGTTGTGTGTGAGTTGCACGGGAAAATTGCACTGAAAGACCCGCTTGGCGTGCTTCCGGACGATGCCCCACTTCTTATCTGGAATGACCCGGTGACGTTGCCCTGGACTGATGCCGAACGTGATGAGATTTGTGCACGCGGCGAAACACATTTGCTGGAACGCTTCCCGGCAGGTGTTCATGTGAGACCACGTGGAAAAAGCCCACACCACGAGCTTTTAATCATCTGGACGTATGACACTCATACCCAGGAAGCAACCTTCCCACCCGTTTTCCCAAACGAATACCCGGAAGTCCTGATTCGTGGGCTTTCTCGTCTGATACCTGGACTCACAGCTTATTTTGGCCAGGGCAAGACCGCCTATACTGATGGCGGATATTATTAA
- a CDS encoding ABC transporter permease: MLSIDLRSSLRLLRKQPGFSSLIVLTLAVGIAANTALFSVVNAVLLRPLPYRQPASLVMVWDTHQAQGLDHVGPSPGNFLDWQAQASAFEGMATWYESSRTLRGEFEPEQIKVAQASTDFFRVLGMEPLLGRPFTPADTIGTSFNAADQLQNGDRLVVISRKLWQGRLAGDPHIIGKEISIDGKFWRVMAVMPSGLTLPEAEADAWVPWNVNSSYTGTRFPNGPPRDYHFLKVVARLKPGITLEQAQSNLNSVAVGLDQQFSKTNAGWRVSLVRLQDELVNTSRLPLLALFGAVGFVLCIACANVAGLFLARSLTRQREIAIRQALGASRQQLLQMVLTESLMLSLLAGGLGIGVTFLGIETLVKLAPADIPRLAEVAIDPQVLLFTFVISILTGILFGIAPALHGSRQGIAKTLQESNHVNSTGGVFPNRMRKALVVIEVALAMVLLFGAGLFIRSFLNVLSVDPGFHSANLLVLRVFLDGGSYKDGRQGLVYYQNLYERLRSLPGVTSVAATTVLPMSGVGIDFDRPVWREGEPEPVGVPRETSIRMVTPNYFDTVGIPFRSGRAFTADDRPETPRVLIVNEALVRREWPDGNAVGKRLVVDYLGGKYPYEIVGVVGDARYYGLKSTPQPEIFIPHAQNPYLAMNVVIRTSNDPIQLIQAARQQALQVDPTQPVHSIVVMDQLLAKWSTPDRFAMVLMSLLAVLALVMAATGLYAMLTFLVSSRTREIGVRIALGAHSRDIFRLIFHESSKLLVAGVVIGLAVASVCARLVMSLLFQLSPTDPVTLGMVVVFLIGLGLFAAYWPARRAVKIDPLIALRNE, from the coding sequence ATGCTATCAATTGATCTTCGGTCCAGTCTTCGTCTGCTTCGAAAACAACCAGGATTTTCAAGCTTGATCGTGCTTACCCTGGCCGTTGGAATTGCCGCCAATACCGCACTGTTTAGCGTGGTCAACGCGGTTTTGCTGCGTCCACTTCCCTACCGCCAGCCAGCGTCACTGGTTATGGTCTGGGATACCCACCAGGCCCAGGGGCTCGACCACGTCGGACCGTCACCCGGAAATTTTCTGGACTGGCAGGCTCAGGCTTCGGCGTTTGAAGGGATGGCAACCTGGTATGAATCATCACGAACGCTTCGCGGAGAATTTGAACCCGAGCAAATCAAAGTGGCTCAGGCTTCGACCGATTTCTTTCGAGTCCTGGGAATGGAACCTCTGCTTGGTCGCCCGTTTACACCGGCTGACACCATCGGCACCAGTTTTAACGCGGCTGATCAGTTGCAAAACGGGGACCGACTCGTCGTCATCAGTCGTAAGTTATGGCAGGGTCGCCTGGCTGGGGATCCACATATCATCGGGAAAGAAATTTCAATTGACGGCAAATTCTGGCGAGTTATGGCGGTCATGCCGTCGGGGCTTACCCTCCCTGAAGCTGAAGCTGATGCCTGGGTCCCCTGGAATGTCAACAGTTCCTATACCGGAACACGTTTCCCGAATGGACCGCCCCGCGATTACCACTTTTTAAAAGTAGTGGCTCGACTCAAACCCGGCATCACCCTCGAACAGGCTCAATCCAATCTCAATTCAGTGGCAGTCGGCCTTGACCAGCAGTTCTCAAAAACCAATGCCGGATGGCGCGTTTCGCTGGTACGGCTTCAGGATGAACTGGTAAATACCTCACGCCTGCCGCTCCTGGCTTTATTTGGTGCGGTCGGGTTTGTCTTGTGTATTGCCTGTGCCAATGTGGCCGGGCTGTTTCTGGCCAGATCATTGACCCGGCAGCGGGAAATCGCGATTCGCCAGGCACTTGGCGCTTCGCGACAGCAATTGCTACAGATGGTTTTAACCGAAAGCCTGATGTTATCGCTTCTGGCTGGTGGCCTTGGGATTGGCGTGACGTTCCTTGGCATCGAAACCCTGGTCAAACTGGCACCGGCTGATATTCCACGATTGGCTGAAGTAGCAATTGATCCTCAGGTGTTGCTCTTTACTTTTGTCATTTCAATCCTCACTGGCATTCTGTTTGGAATTGCCCCTGCCCTGCACGGAAGTCGTCAGGGAATCGCCAAAACCCTGCAGGAAAGCAACCATGTCAATTCCACGGGTGGTGTGTTTCCAAACCGAATGCGCAAAGCCCTGGTGGTGATTGAAGTGGCACTGGCAATGGTACTGCTGTTTGGCGCCGGACTGTTTATCCGCAGCTTTCTCAATGTGCTTTCGGTGGATCCAGGATTTCACTCTGCGAATTTGCTGGTGTTGCGGGTATTTCTTGACGGCGGCAGCTACAAAGACGGTCGGCAAGGGTTGGTCTACTATCAGAACCTCTATGAACGATTGCGGAGCCTTCCGGGTGTCACTTCAGTTGCGGCAACCACGGTTTTGCCAATGAGCGGAGTTGGGATTGATTTTGATCGCCCGGTCTGGCGTGAAGGAGAGCCGGAACCAGTTGGAGTCCCTCGTGAAACCAGCATCCGCATGGTGACGCCAAACTATTTTGACACGGTGGGAATTCCATTTCGTTCCGGACGTGCCTTCACGGCTGATGATCGCCCGGAGACACCCAGGGTGTTAATTGTGAATGAAGCCCTGGTCCGCCGGGAATGGCCCGATGGAAATGCGGTGGGAAAACGACTGGTGGTTGATTACCTGGGCGGGAAATATCCGTACGAAATCGTTGGTGTGGTTGGAGATGCCCGGTATTACGGGTTGAAAAGCACCCCACAGCCCGAAATTTTCATTCCTCATGCTCAAAACCCGTACCTGGCGATGAACGTGGTGATTCGGACTTCAAATGATCCGATTCAATTGATCCAGGCCGCCCGTCAACAGGCGCTTCAGGTTGACCCGACCCAACCGGTTCATAGCATCGTGGTAATGGATCAATTGCTGGCGAAATGGAGTACGCCAGACCGATTTGCGATGGTGTTAATGTCGCTTCTGGCGGTGCTGGCACTGGTTATGGCCGCCACGGGGTTGTATGCCATGCTGACGTTTCTGGTTAGTTCCCGAACCCGTGAAATTGGTGTCCGCATTGCCCTTGGCGCTCACAGCCGCGATATTTTCCGCTTAATTTTTCACGAATCATCCAAACTGCTGGTGGCTGGTGTTGTGATTGGTCTGGCTGTCGCCAGTGTTTGTGCTCGATTGGTGATGTCGCTGTTGTTTCAACTCAGCCCAACAGATCCAGTCACACTTGGAATGGTCGTGGTCTTTCTCATCGGATTGGGACTCTTTGCCGCCTACTGGCCAGCCCGCAGAGCCGTCAAAATCGACCCGCTGATTGCCCTTCGAAATGAGTAA
- a CDS encoding S-methyl-5'-thioadenosine phosphorylase, translating to MSDLTQQPIKIGIIGGSGLYQMEGLENIREIRVETPFGNPSDAFISGTLNGVPVVFLARHGRGHYLLPTELPFRANIYALKTLGVEFILSVSAVGSLKEELEPLHMVIPDQFFDRTRARVQESTFFGNGIVGHITFADPVCKYLSDIVEEAGRSLGDVTIHRGGTYLCMEGPAFSTRAESNVYRMWGMDIIGMTNLQEAKLAREAEMSYSTLAMVTDYDCWHQGHSDVTVEMVIEYLNKNVTNAQRIIRGAVERLAQSDLVSPYNSALKHAVMTNPEKITKETRERLAAIIGKYFPA from the coding sequence ATGTCAGATCTCACACAGCAACCAATCAAAATCGGCATCATCGGCGGCAGTGGCCTGTACCAGATGGAAGGGCTTGAAAATATCCGTGAAATCCGCGTTGAAACGCCCTTTGGCAACCCGTCAGATGCTTTTATCAGCGGCACACTCAATGGTGTTCCCGTGGTCTTTTTAGCACGCCACGGACGTGGCCACTATCTTTTACCAACTGAACTCCCATTTCGGGCCAATATCTATGCCCTCAAAACCCTGGGCGTCGAATTCATCCTGTCAGTTTCAGCCGTTGGCTCACTCAAGGAAGAACTCGAACCCCTCCACATGGTAATTCCCGATCAGTTTTTTGACCGAACACGAGCCCGTGTTCAGGAGTCAACGTTCTTTGGAAATGGAATCGTTGGGCATATCACCTTTGCCGACCCGGTCTGCAAATATCTGTCTGACATTGTTGAAGAAGCTGGCCGCAGCCTGGGTGATGTGACGATTCATCGTGGCGGCACCTATCTGTGCATGGAAGGTCCGGCTTTCTCAACCCGTGCTGAGTCAAATGTTTACCGAATGTGGGGGATGGATATCATTGGGATGACCAACCTCCAGGAAGCCAAACTGGCCCGTGAAGCCGAAATGAGCTATTCCACGCTCGCCATGGTGACCGATTATGATTGCTGGCATCAGGGACATTCCGACGTCACGGTGGAAATGGTCATCGAATACCTGAATAAAAACGTTACCAACGCCCAGCGGATTATTCGGGGTGCGGTCGAACGGCTGGCCCAAAGTGATCTGGTGTCGCCATATAACTCGGCACTCAAACACGCGGTAATGACCAACCCTGAAAAAATCACCAAAGAAACCCGCGAACGACTGGCCGCGATCATTGGCAAGTATTTTCCAGCCTAG